In Cicer arietinum cultivar CDC Frontier isolate Library 1 chromosome 7, Cicar.CDCFrontier_v2.0, whole genome shotgun sequence, a single window of DNA contains:
- the LOC101506239 gene encoding AP-4 complex subunit epsilon: MGSQGGFGQSKEFLDLIKSIGEARSKAEEDRIVIREIETLKRRISEPDIPKRKMKEYIIRLLYVEMLGHDASFGYIHAVKMTHDDNLPSKRTGYLAVTLFLNDDHDLIILIVNTIQKDLKSDNYLVVCAALNAVCRLINDETIPAVLPLVVDLLSHSKEAVRKKAVMALHSFHRKSPSSVSHLISNFRKRLCDNDPGVMGATLCPLFDLVNADPTPYKDLVVSFVSILKQVAEHRLPKSYDYHQMPAPFVQIKLLKILALLGSGDKLASEHMYTVIGDVIRKGDSSSNIGNAILYESIRCVSSIYPNAKLLEAAADVIAKFLKSDSHNLKYMGIDALGRLIKLSPLIAEQHQLAVIDCLEDPDDTLKRKTFELLYKMTKSSNVEVIVDRMIDYMISISDDHYKTYIASRCVELAEQFAPSNHWFIQTMNKVFEHAGDLVNIKVAHNLMRLIAEGFGEDDDTTYSQLRSSAVESYLRIIGEPKLPSVFLQVICWVLGEYGTADGKHSASYITGKLCDMAEAYSNDETVKAYAITALTKIYSFEIAAGRKVDMLSECQSLVEELLASHSTDLQQRAYELQSVIGLDARAVEAILPHDASCEDIEVDKNISFLNDYVQKAIERGAMPYISENERSGMVNMSNFSSQDQQESGQHGLRFEAYEVPKPPVPSKVTPVSLSSVTDLVPVSESLYARETHHITSVGVASDTGSSGLKLKLDGVQKKWGKPTYSSPASSSNSTSQNPVNGVTKVDVATTVNSKVRDSYDSRKQQNEIDPEKQKLAASLFGGSTKPERRTSASSKVSKASAGAADRPQDSKAAIVPNKTSGEKTNQQPPPQDLLDLGEPTVTVAPPTVDPFQQLEGLLDASISSTVSPSVGAVSNAPDIMSLYTGSTSSEQRGAGGYIPVTGDNLNLLSELSSAAAVRGTTGETNAAPLSLSVKGANAKDSLEKDAKVRQMGVTPTSQNPNLFRDLLG; encoded by the exons ATGGGATCCCAAGGCGGGTTCGGCCAATCAAAAGAATTCCTCGACTTAATTAAATCAATCGGAGAAGCTCGATCCAAAGCCGAAGAAGACCGAATCGTAATCCGCGAAATCGAAACCCTTAAACGACGAATTTCCGAACCAGACATACCAAAACGCAAGATGAAAGAGTACATTATACGTCTCCTCTACGTCGAGATGTTAGGTCATGACGCTTCTTTCGGTTACATCCACGCCGTTAAAATGACACACGACGATAACCTTCCATCAAAACGCACTGGTTATCTCGCCGTTACTCTTTTCCTAAACGACGATCACGACCTCATTATCTTAATCGTCAATACTATTCAGAAAGATCTTAAATCTGATAACTACCTTGTCGTTTGTGCTGCACTTAATGCCGTTTGTCGACTCATCAACGACGAAACTATCCCTGCCGTTTTGCCTCTTGTTGTTGATTTACTTTCTCATTCTAAAGAAGCTGTTAGAAAGAAAGCGGTTATGGCTCTTCATAGCTTCCACCGCAAATCTCCTTCCTCTGTTTCGCATCTTATCTCTAATTTTCGTAAGCGATTGTGTGATAATGATCCTGGTGTTATGGGTGCTACTCTTTGTCCTCTCTTTGATCTTGTAAACGCTGATCCTACTCCTTATAAGGATCTTGTTGTTAGTTTCGTTAGTATTCTTAAACAGGTTGCGGAACATAGGTTGCCTAAGAGCTATGATTATCACCAAATGCCAGCTCCATTCGTTCAG ATTAAGTTGCTGAAAATTCTTGCATTGTTGGGGAGTGGCGACAAGCTTGCTAGCGAACACATGTATACTGTTATTGGCGATGTAATTAGGAAGGGCGATTCGTCGAGTAATATAGGGAATGCTATTCTCTACGAGTCCATTCGCTGTGTCTCTTCTATATATCCCAATGCCAAGTTGTTAGAAGCTGCTGCGGATGTGATTGCCAAGTTTTTGAAG AGTGATAGCCATAATCTGAAGTACATGGGCATTGATGCTCTCGGTCGGCTGATAAAGTTAAGTCCACTTATTGCAGAACAACACCAACTTGCCGTCATTGACTGCTTAGAG GATCCGGATGATACTCTGAAGCGAAAAACTTTTGAACTGCTTTATAAAATGACCAAGTCTTCCAATGTGGAAGTGATTGTTGACCGTATGATTGATTACATGATCAGCATTAGCGATGATCATTATAAAACCTATATAGCTTCTCGATGTGTAGAGCTTGCCGAGCAATTTGCACCAAGTAATCATTGGTTTATACAG ACCATGAATAAAGTTTTTGAGCATGCTGGAGATCTTGTGAATATTAAGGTTGCACATAATTTAATGCGCTTGATTGCGGAAGGATTTGGAGAGGACGATGATACGACATATAGTCAGCTGAGATCGTCTGCT GTTGAGTCATATTTGCGGATTATTGGGGAGCCAAAGCTTCCATCAGTGTTTCTCCAA GTTATCTGTTGGGTTCTTGGGGAATATGGCACAGCTGATGGAAAGCATTCTGCTTCCTATATCACTGGGAAGTTATGCGATATGGCAGAGGCATATTCTAATGATGAAACTGTTAAG GCATATGCAATAACAGCGTTGACAAAAATTTATTCCTTTGAAATAGCAGCTGGGAGGAAAGTGGATATGCTATCTGAG TGTCAATCTTTGGTTGAAGAGTTATTAGCATCACACTCCACTGATTTGCAGCAGCGTGCTTATGAATTGCAATCCGTTATTGGTTTGGATGCACGAGCTGTTGAAGCAATATTGCCGCATGATGCAAGTTGCGAAGACATTGAG GTGGATAAGAATATTTCTTTCCTAAATGATTATGTCCAGAAGGCTATAGAAAGAGGCGCTATGCCCTACATTTCAGAGAACGAGCGCTCTGGAATGGTGAATATGAGCAACTTCAGTAGCCAAGATCAGCAAGAATCTGGACAGCATGGTCTGAGATTTGAGGCGTATGAAGTTCCAAAGCCTCCTGTGCCATCAAAAGTTACTCCAGTTTCACTTTCATCGGTAACTGACCTTGTTCCAGTATCCGAGTCATTGTATGCTAGGGAGACTCACCATATTACTTCAGTGGGAGTAGCATCAGATACAGGATCATCTGGGCTTAAGCTAAAGCTTGATGGTGTTCAGAAGAAGTGGGGTAAACCTACTTATTCGTCCCCAGCATCATCTTCAAATTCTACTTCCCAAAATCCAGTGAATGGGGTGACAAAGGTGGATGTTGCAACTACTGTAAATTCAAAAGTACGTGATAGCTATGATTCAAGAAAGCAACAGAATGAAATTGATCCAGAAAAGCAAAAGCTTGCTGCTTCACTGTTTGGTGGTTCAACTAAACCTGAGAGAAGAACATCAGCTAGCAGCAAGGTTTCAAAAGCTAGTGCTGGTGCTGCAGACAGACCTCAGGATTCAAAAGCTGCAATTGTACCCAATAAAACATCTGGAGAGAAAACTAATCAACAACCTCCTCCTCAAGATTTGCTTGACTTGGGTGAACCAACTGTCACTGTTGCACCTCCCACTGTGGACCCATTCCAGCAACTGGAAGGACTTCTTGACGCCAGCATTAGTTCTACAGTAAGTCCTAGTGTTGGCGCTGTTTCAAATGCACCTGATATTATGTCACTCTATACCGGGTCTACTTCTAGCGAACAGAGAGGTGCTGGGGGCTATATCCCTGTGACTGGGGATAATTTGAATCTTTTATCTGAGTTGTCAAGTGCAGCAGCTGTCAGAGGGACCACAGGAGAAACAAATGCAGCACCTTTGTCACTATCTGTAAAGGGTGCCAATGCTAAAGATTCATTGGAGAAGGATGCAAAAGTCAGACAGATGGGTGTGACCCCCACTAGCCAGAATCCCAACTTGTTCAGGGACTTGCTTGGCTAA
- the LOC101506569 gene encoding protein MODIFYING WALL LIGNIN-2, protein MENHPPKCKFTLILLFIISLSLGLISFILCIAAEIKRNKEEDLRWNGKFCYLPTSKAFGLGIATLVSLFFAHIIGNFVLVRNFYSRRKSISQFKMPSIAKILFLISWFSYGIVVILLIAATNMSRRQVYGKGWLNGECYIVKGGTYSASAILIFVTIGSINASAFSTLKSSQEYRDQKIHKLSG, encoded by the exons ATGGAAAACCATCCTCCTAAATGCAAATTTACACTAATCTTATTGTTCATAATTTCTCTCTCCCTTGGCTTAATTTCTTTCATCTTGTGTATTGCAGCTGAGATAAAGAGGAATAAG GAGGAAGATCTTAGATGGAATGGGAAATTTTGTTATTTGCCAACAAGCAAGGCATTTGGATTGGGTATTGCAACATTGGTTAGTTTATTTTTTGCACATATTATTGGGAATTTTGTGTTAGTAAGGAATTTTTATTCAAGAAGGAAAAGCATCTCCCAGTTTAAGATGCCTTCTATTGCAAAGATTCTGTTTTTGATATCATG GTTTAGCTATGGAATTGTAGTTATATTATTGATTGCTGCAACAAACATGAGCAGAAGACAAGTGTATGGAAAAGGATGGTTGAATGGTGAGTGCTACATAGTCAAAGGAGGAACTTACTCTGCCTCAGCCATATTGATCTTTGTTACAATTGGTTCCATAAATGCTTCAGCTTTCTCAACATTAAAATCAAGCCAAGAATATAGAGATCAGAAAATACACAAACTAAGTGGGTGA